The proteins below are encoded in one region of Qipengyuania sp. HL-TH1:
- a CDS encoding response regulator yields the protein MTQPSQTVSAETLPDHVLVVEDDAVLGMVLEQALLDAGVAQVALSSSTEQAMQHLRQERPGAIVLDVHLADRDDGWAIAELVRTLGPNSPRIIFSTGAPQDIPKDIAALGCTLEKPYDAEVLIDVLRQPKRRGIISRLRGALR from the coding sequence ATGACGCAGCCTTCCCAGACGGTCTCAGCCGAGACATTGCCGGACCACGTGCTTGTGGTGGAGGATGACGCTGTCCTCGGCATGGTTCTGGAACAGGCGCTGCTCGATGCGGGCGTGGCGCAGGTCGCGCTGTCCTCGTCCACCGAACAGGCGATGCAGCATTTGCGGCAGGAACGGCCCGGGGCGATCGTGCTCGACGTCCATCTCGCCGATCGCGACGATGGCTGGGCAATTGCCGAGCTGGTCCGCACGCTTGGCCCCAACAGCCCGCGGATCATCTTCTCGACCGGCGCGCCGCAGGACATCCCCAAGGATATCGCGGCACTCGGCTGTACGCTGGAAAAGCCTTATGATGCCGAAGTGCTGATCGATGTGCTGCGGCAACCTAAACGGCGCGGGATCATCTCGCGCCTGCGCGGCGCGCTGCGCTAA